A portion of the Maylandia zebra isolate NMK-2024a linkage group LG9, Mzebra_GT3a, whole genome shotgun sequence genome contains these proteins:
- the mc4r gene encoding melanocortin receptor 4, which translates to MNATEYHGLIQGYHNRSQTSGNLPFNKDLSGEEKDSSSGCYEQLLISTEVFLTLGIISLLENILVVAAIIKNKNLHSPMYFFICSLAVADMLVSVSNASETIVIALINGGSLTIPVTLIKSMDNVFDSMICSSLLASICSLLAIAIDRYITIFYALRYHNIVTLRRAMLVISSIWTCCTISGILFIIYSESTTVLICLITMFFTMLVLMASLYVHMFLLARLHMKRIAALPGNAPIQQRANMKGAITLTILLGVFVVCWAPFFLHLILMISCPRNPYCTCFMSHFNMYLILIMCNSVIDPIIYAFRSQEMRKTFKEIFCCSHALLYV; encoded by the coding sequence ATGAATGCCACAGAATACCATGGACTGATCCAAGGCTACCACAACAGAAGCCAAACCTCAGGCAATTTGCCATTTAACAAAGACTTATCAGGAGAGGAAAAAGACTCATCTTCTGGATGTTATGAGCAGCTGCTTATTTCCACTGAGGTTTTCCTGACTCTGGGCATCATCAGTTTGCTGGAGAACATCCTGGTTGTTGCTGCTATAATCAAAAACAAGAACCTTCATTCACCTATGTACTTTTTCATCTGTAGCCTTGCAGTTGCTGACATGCTCGTCAGTGTCTCTAATGCCTCAGAGACTATTGTTATAGCACTCATCAATGGCGGCAGCCTGACCATTCCTGTCACACTGATTAAAAGCATGGACAATGTGTTTGACTCTATGATCTGTAGCTCTCTGTTGGCATCCATCTGCAGTTTGCTAGCAATCGCCATCGACCGCTATATCACCATCTTCTATGCCCTGCGATACCACAACATTGTCACCCTGCGTCGTGCAATGCTGGTCATCAGCAGCATCTGGACGTGCTGCACCATTTCCGGCATCTTGTTCATCATCTATTCGGAAAGCACCACTGTACTCATCTGCCTCATCACCATGTTCTTCACCATGCTGGTGCTCATGGCATCACTCTATGTCCACATGTTCCTGTTGGCTCGCCTGCACATGAAGCGGATCGCAGCCCTACCGGGCAACGCTCCCATCCAGCAGCGTGCCAACATGAAGGGGGCCATCACCCTCACCATTCTCCTTGGGGTATTTGTGGTATGCTGGGCGCCTTTTTTCCTCCACCTCATCCTTATGATCAGCTGCCCCAGGAACCCCTACTGCACCTGCTTCATGTCCCATTTCAACATGTACCTCATCCTCATCATGTGCAACTCTGTCATTGACCCCATCATCTATGCTTTTCGCAGCCAAGAGATGAGAAAAACCTTCAAAGAGATTTTCTGCTGCTCGCATGCTCTGCTGTATGTGTGA